From Lawsonia intracellularis PHE/MN1-00, the proteins below share one genomic window:
- the kdsA gene encoding 3-deoxy-8-phosphooctulonate synthase produces MTTDDLYHSLVSKHFIFAGPCVLESKELACNSATIIAEQACNTGLLAVFKSSWDKANRTSNSSFRGPTFKEGMEWLYSVKKETGLPIVTDIHLPEQAALVAEVADIIQIPAFLCRQTDLLKEAAYTDCIINVKKGQFLAPWDMKAVRDKIFATGNKKLLFTERGTTFGYNNLVVDFRSIPIMKELGVPVIFDATHSVQLPGGKGESSDGQRQYVSTLAYAAAATGVNGIFLECHPNPDKALCDGPNSWPLNQLGTLLAQLSAIWSVVK; encoded by the coding sequence AACATTTTATTTTTGCTGGACCATGTGTACTAGAATCTAAGGAACTTGCGTGCAACTCAGCTACTATTATTGCCGAACAAGCTTGTAATACAGGACTCCTTGCTGTCTTTAAAAGCTCTTGGGATAAAGCAAATAGAACTTCTAACTCATCTTTTAGAGGTCCAACGTTTAAAGAGGGTATGGAATGGTTATATAGCGTCAAAAAAGAGACAGGATTACCTATTGTTACAGATATACATCTCCCAGAGCAAGCAGCTCTTGTCGCAGAAGTTGCTGATATTATACAAATCCCTGCATTCCTTTGTAGACAGACAGACTTATTAAAAGAAGCAGCATATACTGATTGCATTATTAATGTGAAAAAAGGCCAATTTCTTGCTCCATGGGATATGAAAGCTGTCCGTGATAAAATTTTTGCAACAGGTAACAAAAAATTACTCTTTACTGAACGTGGTACAACTTTTGGTTATAATAATCTTGTCGTAGACTTTAGATCTATTCCTATTATGAAGGAACTTGGAGTACCTGTTATCTTCGACGCAACACATTCAGTCCAACTTCCTGGAGGAAAAGGTGAATCTTCTGATGGCCAAAGACAATACGTGTCAACGCTTGCTTATGCTGCTGCAGCAACAGGTGTTAATGGAATTTTTCTTGAATGCCATCCAAATCCTGACAAAGCCTTATGTGATGGTCCCAACAGTTGGCCACTAAATCAACTGGGGACATTGCTTGCTCAGTTATCAGCTATATGGAGTGTTGT